One segment of Castanea sativa cultivar Marrone di Chiusa Pesio chromosome 3, ASM4071231v1 DNA contains the following:
- the LOC142630026 gene encoding small ribosomal subunit biogenesis GTPase RsgA 1, mitochondrial, giving the protein MPIASISLIRHLAIAPTTTSLFTSNHINLLYRFSTLRCFTISAKQQQKQKQNPNNVSKKPPPNKNLLRAKHTFKDYSSLAPILSPKQAPPLSQSQAIGTVAAAQANFMRVIVQSEPSRTADVAPPEGAGIGVELLCVVRAVLKKIKRRVLVGDKVLVGSIDWVDRRGMIENVFQRSSEILDPPMANVDHFLVLFSLEQPRLEPFALTRFLVEAESAGIPLTLALNKSELVDEETLVGWKSRLQSWGYEPVFCSVDTKSGLDALAFILKDQTTVIVGPSGVGKSSLINTLRSSHHASDAKEGDNWFDPILGSKWFEEQRIGEVSTRSGRGKHTTRHVSLLPLSGGGYLADTPGFNQPSLMKVTKQSLAQAFPEIRKMLIDNEPTKCSFNNCLHLGEPGCVVKGEWERYPYYFQLLDEIKIREEFQLRTFGTKREGDVRFKVGEMGVKQAEPRLEPKKHRRKSRKSINQSILEGLDELDDDDNLDMENDPILRANKENQ; this is encoded by the exons ATGCCGATCGCTTCCATTTCACTCATCCGCCACCTCGCCATTGCACCGACCACCACTTCTCTCTTCACATCCAACCACATCAACCTCCTCTACCGGTTCTCGACTCTCCGATGCTTCACAATCTCagccaaacaacaacaaaaacaaaaacaaaaccctaacaaCGTCTCGAAGAAGCCTCCGCCAAACAAGAACCTCCTTAGAGCCAAACACACCTTCAAAGACTACTCCTCCTTGGCTCCAATCCTCTCTCCCAAACAGGCCCCTCCCCTCTCCCAATCCCAAGCCATCGGCACCGTCGCCGCCGCCCAGGCCAACTTCATGCGCGTCATCGTCCAATCCGAACCTTCTAGAACCGCCGACGTGGCTCCTCCGGAAGGTGCTGGAATCGGAGTGGAGTTGCTGTGCGTGGTGAGGGCGGTGCTGAAGAAGATAAAGAGGAGAGTGTTGGTTGGGGACAAGGTGCTGGTTGGGTCCATTGATTGGGTGGACCGGAGGGGCATGATTGAGAACGTGTTTCAGAGGAGCTCGGAGATTCTGGACCCTCCGATGGCCAATGTGGACCATTTCTTGGTGCTGTTCTCGTTGGAGCAGCCGCGGCTCGAGCCTTTTGCGCTCACTAGGTTTCTTGTTGAGGCTGAGTCCGCTGGCATTCCGCTCACGCTCGCATTGAACAAGTCGGAGCTTGTAGATGAAGAG ACACTAGTTGGATGGAAGTCTAGGCTACAGAGTTGGGGCTATGAACCAGTGTTTTGCAGTGTTGACACCAAATCTGGGCTTGATGCTCTTGCATTTATTTTGAAAGATCAGACAACTGTAATTGTTGGTCCAAGTGGAGTTGGGAAGTCTAGTCTGATTAATACTCTGAGAAGCAGCCACCATGCTTCTGATGCAAAAGAAGGGGACAATTGGTTTGATCCT ATTCTGGGCAGCAAGTGGTTTGAGGAACAGCGTATTGGGGAAGTTTCAACTCGAAGTGGCAGAGGGAAGCATACTACTCGCCATGTTTCTTTGCTTCCATTATCAGGAGGGGGTTATCTTGCCGATACTCCTGGGTTTAACCAGCCTAGTTTGATGAAAGTAACAAAACAATCCCTTGCACAAGCTTTCCCTGAG ATCCGGAAGATGCTCATTGACAATGAACCCACAAAATGTTCATTCAATAATTGCTTGCATCTTGGTGAACCAGGGTGTGTTGTGAAAGGGGAATGGGAAAGATACCCATACTATTTTCAACTTCTTGATGAAATCAAAATTAGGGAGGAATTCCAGTTGAGAACATTTGGAACCAAAAGAGAGGGTGATGTAAG GTTCAAGGTTGGAGAAATGGGTGTTAAGCAAGCAGAACCGCGTTTGGAGCCTAAGAAGCATAGGCGAAAATCTCGTAAGAGCATCAACCAGTCAATACTAGAGGGGTTGGATGAGCTTGATGATGACGACAACTTAGATATGGAAAATGATCCAATTCTGAGGGCAAATAAGGAAAATCAGTAG
- the LOC142628956 gene encoding uncharacterized protein LOC142628956, with protein sequence MKRVLVDQSSGAEIMYLNLYKGLKLKLENLTSYDSPLVGFDGKTVIPRGQIRLPVQAGSEVVEVDFIVVDAYSPYTAIMARPWLLAMGVVSSTLHLKVKYSSGD encoded by the coding sequence ATGAAAAGAGTTTTGGTGGATCAAAGCAGTGGTGCAGAGATCATGTATCTTAACTTGTACAAGGGTCTTAAATTAAAGCTCGAGAATCTAACCAGCTATGATTCCCCTCTGGTGGGGTTTGATGGGAAGACAGTTATCCCAAGAGGCCAAATTAGATTACCCGTTCAAGCAGGGTCAGAAGTTGtggaggtagatttcattgtggtggATGCATATTCTCCCTATACTGCTATCATGGCAAGGCCTTGGCTCCTTGCCATGGGGGTTGTCTCTTCCACCCTACACTTGAAGGTGAAGTATTCCTCTGGGGACTAG
- the LOC142629678 gene encoding signal peptidase complex subunit 1-like, with amino-acid sequence MDWQGQKLAEQLMQILLLAFAAVSFGTGYLLGSFQMMMLIYAGGVVLTTLVTVPNWPFFNRHPLKWLDPSEAEKHPKPQQQQQQAVSSKKKPTKK; translated from the coding sequence ATGGATTGGCAAGGGCAAAAGCTAGCGGAGCAGCTGATGCAGATATTGCTATTGGCATTCGCTGCTGTTTCTTTCGGGACTGGCTATTTATTGGGATCTTTCCAGATGATGATGCTAATATACGCTGGCGGTGTGGTTCTCACCACATTGGTGACGGTCCCCAATTGGCCTTTCTTCAATCGTCACCCGCTCAAGTGGTTGGACCCCAGCGAGGCCGAGAAGCATCCCAAgccgcagcagcagcagcagcaggcCGTGAGTTCAAAGAAGAAACCCACTAAGAAGTAG
- the LOC142628955 gene encoding uncharacterized protein LOC142628955: MPPPPNLVKINFDGAVFSNSNEAGVGVVVRNERGEVRVALSEKIVMPSSVEVLEMLAARRVAIFTKELGFKNVCFEGDAEGVVRSIREEISSNAFVGHLLKDFKSIVDLFQTYSISHVRRQGNSVAHALAREARMSFPLRIWLEDCGE, translated from the coding sequence ATGCCTCCTCCACCTAATTTAGTAAAGATAAATTTCGATGGTGCAGTTTTTAGCAATTCAAATGAGGCAGGGGTGGGAGTTGTGGTTCGAAATGAAAGGGGGGAGGTGAGAGTTGCTTTATCAGAGAAAATAGTGATGCCTTCATCGGTGGAAGTACTTGAGATGCTGGCTGCCAGGAGAGTTGCCATCTTCACCAAGGAGTTGGGTTTCAAGAATGTATGCTTTGAAGGTGATGCAGAGGGGGTGGTGAGAAGTATCAGAGAGGAAATTAGCTCTAATGCCTTTGTGGGACACCTATTAAAAGACTTTAAGTCTATAGTTGATTTGTTTCAAACCTATTCTATCTCTCATGTAAGGCGGCAAGGTAATAGTGTAGCCCATGCTTTAGCTAGGGAGGCTAGAATGTCTTTTCCTTTACGTATTTGGTTGGAggattgtggggagtaa